A genomic segment from uncultured Alistipes sp. encodes:
- a CDS encoding GatB/YqeY domain-containing protein produces the protein MSLEQQISKGIMEAMKAKDTVRLSALRNAKKYIIEAKTAGPEVAELPDADVLKIISKLAKQGTDSAAIFTGQNRPDLAAEELAQVAVYQEFLPKQLTPEELTAEVRAIIAEVGATSMKEMGKVMGVASKRLAGRADGKEISTKVKELLA, from the coding sequence ATGTCGTTGGAACAGCAGATTTCGAAAGGAATCATGGAGGCCATGAAGGCCAAGGATACGGTGCGTCTGAGTGCGCTCCGAAACGCCAAGAAGTACATCATCGAAGCCAAGACCGCCGGTCCCGAAGTGGCCGAACTGCCCGATGCCGACGTGCTGAAGATCATCTCGAAGCTCGCCAAGCAGGGCACGGACTCCGCTGCGATCTTCACCGGGCAGAACCGCCCCGACCTGGCCGCGGAGGAGTTGGCCCAGGTGGCTGTCTATCAGGAGTTCCTGCCCAAGCAGCTCACTCCGGAGGAGCTGACCGCCGAAGTCCGGGCCATTATCGCCGAAGTCGGCGCTACGTCGATGAAGGAGATGGGCAAGGTGATGGGGGTAGCTTCGAAACGCCTGGCCGGTCGTGCCGACGGCAAGGAGATTTCGACCAAGGTCAAGGAACTCCTCGCATAA
- the thiD gene encoding bifunctional hydroxymethylpyrimidine kinase/phosphomethylpyrimidine kinase: MSNETKKHYKRALTIAGSDPSGGAGIQADLKTFSACGCFGTSAIVAVVDENTVGVTGVHPIPVDFVTGQIRSVLDDIGTDAVKIGMLHSSELIRAVRDTLAPYGLRNVVLDPVMVATSGDALLQGEAVATLRDELIPTVRVITPNIPEAELLLGQQIDRQSQLPDAARALSCGGRVSVFLKAGHLTDEELIDIFYNAETDEVIPLRSRRVQTVNTHGTGCTLSSALAAFLARGFELSEAAARAKAYIASAIEAGASYEIGHGHGPVHHFHGFWE; this comes from the coding sequence ATGAGCAACGAAACGAAAAAACACTACAAACGCGCGCTGACCATTGCGGGCAGCGACCCGAGCGGCGGCGCAGGCATCCAGGCCGATTTGAAGACCTTTTCGGCATGCGGATGCTTCGGAACATCGGCCATCGTGGCCGTTGTGGACGAGAATACGGTGGGGGTTACGGGCGTGCACCCCATCCCGGTTGATTTTGTCACGGGCCAGATCCGCTCGGTGCTGGACGACATCGGCACGGACGCCGTGAAGATCGGGATGCTGCACTCTTCGGAGTTGATCCGCGCCGTGCGCGACACGCTGGCGCCCTACGGCCTGCGCAACGTGGTGCTCGACCCGGTAATGGTGGCCACGTCGGGCGACGCCTTGCTGCAGGGGGAGGCCGTTGCGACGCTGCGCGACGAGTTGATTCCGACCGTGCGGGTCATCACGCCGAACATTCCCGAAGCGGAGTTGCTTCTGGGGCAGCAGATCGACCGGCAGTCGCAACTTCCCGACGCGGCCCGGGCCTTGTCCTGCGGGGGGCGGGTATCTGTTTTCCTGAAGGCGGGGCACCTCACCGACGAGGAGCTCATCGACATTTTCTACAATGCCGAGACGGACGAGGTTATTCCGTTGCGTTCGCGGCGGGTTCAGACGGTCAACACGCACGGCACGGGCTGTACGCTGTCGTCGGCGCTGGCGGCGTTCCTGGCTCGGGGGTTCGAGTTGAGCGAAGCGGCAGCGCGAGCGAAGGCGTATATTGCCTCGGCGATCGAGGCGGGAGCGTCGTATGAGATCGGGCACGGGCACGGTCCGGTGCACCATTTCCACGGCTTCTGGGAATAA
- a CDS encoding TenA family protein, whose amino-acid sequence MKRWSDEAWEAALPTFEKILRHPFVGALAAGTLPAERFRFYIRQDALYLDGYARRLAHVAARLPRKEQTEAFLHFALDGIAVERALHAQFLAGDLPAPGEMSPTCLLYTSVLEAQATAPVEVEAAAVLPCFVVYQRVGEAILAQARASENPGAAGNRPGPGHNSGTPTPDGSTAAGANPNSGEQHLTPLLENPYRAWIETYADPAFAASAELATRICDELAAAAGAETRSRMTELFVRCTRMEWLFWESAWNLENWKI is encoded by the coding sequence ATGAAACGCTGGAGCGACGAGGCGTGGGAGGCAGCCCTCCCGACCTTCGAAAAGATTCTCCGCCACCCGTTCGTCGGGGCGCTGGCCGCCGGGACGCTTCCGGCGGAACGCTTCCGGTTCTACATCCGCCAGGACGCCCTCTATCTGGACGGCTATGCTCGACGGCTGGCCCACGTGGCCGCACGACTGCCCCGCAAGGAGCAGACGGAGGCCTTCCTGCACTTCGCCCTGGACGGCATTGCCGTCGAACGGGCCCTTCACGCGCAGTTCCTCGCGGGCGATCTGCCGGCACCCGGGGAGATGAGCCCGACGTGTCTGTTGTACACTTCGGTGCTGGAGGCGCAGGCCACGGCACCCGTCGAGGTCGAAGCAGCGGCCGTGCTGCCGTGCTTCGTAGTCTACCAGCGGGTCGGCGAGGCGATCCTCGCGCAGGCCCGGGCCTCGGAGAACCCAGGCGCCGCAGGGAACAGACCCGGCCCGGGCCACAACAGCGGCACCCCGACCCCCGACGGCAGCACGGCCGCCGGAGCAAATCCGAACAGCGGAGAGCAGCACCTCACCCCGCTTCTCGAAAATCCCTACCGGGCATGGATCGAGACCTATGCCGACCCGGCTTTTGCGGCCTCCGCGGAGCTTGCCACGCGGATCTGCGACGAACTGGCCGCGGCCGCCGGAGCGGAGACCCGTAGCCGGATGACGGAACTTTTCGTGCGCTGTACCCGCATGGAGTGGCTCTTCTGGGAGAGCGCCTGGAATCTCGAAAACTGGAAAATATGA
- a CDS encoding transporter yields MHLLEQLQRNVRTIAMPSAMVLGALLCRPIAALETASHQMITPTLIFLMLFVTFCRVSPKQMKPSMLHVWLLLFQVVVCIAVYLLLLPLNDVVAQGAMVCVLAPVAMAAVVIAGMLGANVATMATYSLICNMAIALVAPVILTFTGTGECTFAQILARIAPLLVGPFAAAQFFRFVFPKLAKWIGEHGQISFYMWLMSLLVIIGRTTCFIIDLHDASVSTELWLAFAALVICLVQFKVGRAIGRRYGDPPAGGQSLGQKNTVLAVWMAQSFLNPVSSIAPTAYIVWQNFVNSYQIYRKDQEKLKNQTRGAE; encoded by the coding sequence ATGCACCTGCTCGAACAGTTGCAACGCAACGTGAGAACCATTGCCATGCCCTCGGCCATGGTGTTGGGGGCGCTGCTGTGCCGCCCGATTGCGGCCCTCGAAACCGCAAGCCATCAGATGATCACTCCGACGCTGATCTTCCTGATGCTCTTCGTCACCTTCTGCCGCGTCAGCCCCAAACAGATGAAACCCTCGATGCTGCATGTCTGGCTGCTGCTCTTCCAGGTCGTGGTCTGCATCGCGGTCTATCTGCTGCTGCTGCCGCTGAACGACGTCGTGGCGCAGGGAGCCATGGTCTGCGTCCTGGCTCCCGTGGCGATGGCCGCCGTGGTCATCGCAGGGATGCTCGGCGCAAACGTCGCCACAATGGCTACCTACAGCCTCATCTGCAACATGGCAATCGCCCTGGTGGCGCCCGTCATCCTGACCTTCACCGGAACGGGTGAATGCACCTTCGCGCAGATCCTCGCCCGGATCGCCCCGCTGCTCGTCGGGCCCTTCGCTGCCGCGCAATTTTTCCGCTTCGTCTTCCCGAAACTCGCCAAGTGGATCGGGGAGCACGGGCAGATCTCCTTCTACATGTGGCTGATGTCGCTGCTCGTGATCATCGGGCGCACGACCTGCTTCATCATCGACCTGCACGACGCCTCGGTCTCCACGGAGTTGTGGCTGGCCTTTGCGGCGCTGGTGATCTGCCTGGTGCAGTTCAAGGTCGGTCGCGCAATCGGGCGCCGCTACGGCGATCCCCCCGCCGGAGGTCAGTCGCTCGGCCAGAAAAACACCGTGCTGGCAGTCTGGATGGCTCAGTCATTCCTGAATCCCGTCTCCTCGATCGCCCCGACGGCCTACATCGTCTGGCAGAACTTCGTAAACTCCTATCAGATTTACCGCAAGGATCAGGAGAAACTGAAAAATCAAACCCGCGGGGCGGAATAA